The following proteins are co-located in the Anser cygnoides isolate HZ-2024a breed goose chromosome 2, Taihu_goose_T2T_genome, whole genome shotgun sequence genome:
- the VIM gene encoding vimentin: MSISSKNSSYRRMFGGGSRPGTSSRYVTSSSSRYSLGSSLRPSSARFVSASPGGMYATKATSVRLRSSMPPMRLHDAVDFTLADAINTEFKANRTNEKVELQELNDRFANYIDKVRFLEQQNKILLAELEQLKGKGTSRLGDLYEEEMRELRRQVDQLTNDKARVEVERDNLADDIMRLREKLQEEMLQREEAENTLQSFRQDVDNASLARLDLERKVESLQEEIVFLKKLHDEEIRELQAQLQEQHIQIDMDVSKPDLTAALRDVRQQYESVAAKNLQEAEEWYKSKFADLSEAANRNNDALRQAKQEANEYRRQIQSLTCEVDALKGSNESLERQMREMEENFALEAANYQDTIGRLQDEIQNMKEEMARHLREYQDLLNVKMALDIEIATYRKLLEGEESRINMPIPTFASLNLRETNIESQPMVDTHSKRTLLIKTVETRDGQVINETSQHHDDLE; this comes from the exons ATGAGCATCAGCAGCAAGAACTCCTCGTACCGCCGCATGTTCGGCGGGGGCAGCCGGCCCGGCACGTCGAGCCGCTACGTgacgagcagcagcagccggtaCTCGCTGGGCAGCTCGCTGCGACCCAGCAGCGCCCGCTTCGTGTCCGCCTCGCCCGGCGGCATGTACGCCACCAAGGCCACCTCGGTGCGGCTGCGGAGCAGCATGCCGCCCATGCGGCTCCACGACGCCGTGGACTTCACGCTGGCCGACGCCATCAACACGGAGTTCAAGGCGAACCGCACCAACGAGAAggtggagctgcaggagctcaaCGACCGCTTCGCCAACTACATCGACAAGGTGCGCTTCTTGGAGCAGCAGAACAAGATCCTGCTGGCCGAGCTGGAGCAGCTCAAGGGCAAGGGCACGTCCCGCCTGGGCGACCTGTACGAGGAGGAGATGCGGGAGCTGCGCCGGCAGGTGGACCAGCTCACCAACGACAAGGCGCGGGTGGAGGTGGAGCGGGACAACCTGGCCGACGACATCATGAGGCTGAGGGAGAA GTtgcaggaggagatgctgcagcGGGAGGAGGCGGAGAACACCCTGCAGTCCTTCAGGCAG GATGTTGACAATGCCTCTCTGGCACGCCTTGATCTTGAGCGCAAAGTTGAGTCCCTGCAAGAAGAGATTGTCTTCTTGAAGAAGCTTCATGATGAG GAAATCCGAGAACTGCAGGCCCAACTCCAGGAACAGCACATCCAGATTGATATGGATGTTTCCAAGCCTGATCTTACTGCTGCCCTGCGTGATGTTCGCCAACAGTACGAAAGCGTTGCTGCTAAGAATCTTCAGGAAGCTGAAGAGTGGTACAAGTCCAAA TTTGCAGATCTCTCTGAAGCTGCTAACAGGAACAACGATGCCCTGCGTCAGGCCAAACAAGAAGCTAATGAATACCGCAGACAGATTCAGTCTCTCACCTGCGAAGTTGATGCCCTTAAAGGAAGC AATGAATCCCTGGAGCGCCAGATGCGTGAAATGGAGGAGAATTTTGCTCTTGAAGCTGCTAACTACCAAGACACTATTGGCCGTCTGCAGGATGAGATTCAGAACATGAAGGAAGAAATGGCTCGCCATCTTCGTGAGTACCAGGACCTGCTGAATGTAAAGATGGCTCTTGATATTGAGATTGCCACCTACAGAAAACTgctggagggagaagagagcag gattaACATGCCTATTCCAACCTTTGCTTCTTTGAACCTGAGAG aaACCAACATTGAGTCTCAGCCAATGGTTGACACTCACTCAAAGAGGACACTTCTAATTAAGACCGTGGAAACTAGAGATGGACAG GTTATTAATGAAACTTCCCAGCACCATGATGACTTGGAGTAA